Within the Rosa rugosa chromosome 2, drRosRugo1.1, whole genome shotgun sequence genome, the region ATAACATCATTATCCGAGGGTTGTTAAATAACAATGACGCATCAAGGGCTATGAgacttattcaagaaatggtAGAGTCAGGTTTCTCTGCAGATGCATCAACTGTGGAATTGATAGCTGGTTTATTGTCTGAGGATATAGTAGATCCAGCTTTGTTGCCATTGTTAAACAAATCATTATAAAGTTAATTTGAGACTGACGTACCTTTGGCGACCttagatgtgtgtgtgtgtaacacAATGTCATTTCCTATCTGTGATCCAAATTTCAGCATTTTAGTATTTTTCATATCTTATTTGATATAAATTGGAAGTTCCGTTTCTATTAAAATATACTAGTTGTTCCATTTCTATTAAAATATACTAGCTATATCTGTTACCTATGATTCTATGAATATGAGTGAAATGAAAAGCTGCCAGTTTAAATGGTGCAATTTTCAATGCGAATTATGAGGTATGAATAGCAGATTAGCGGTCTGTGGACGTAAGTTGATTGATTGCCTTTCATTgttttattgagatattgagctCAGCAGGATAGCAAAGACAAAGTTGATGAAGCAGTAGTCATTTAAACTTTAGAATTGTAggatatatatttttcattcctTTTGCGGTCTGAAGAATGTATATTTTGCATTTTTTGTTGACTTTTGTAAATATAAGTAAACTTGTGCCGACTTTTACTTAGAATGCATAGCTCCTGCTCTGTACCTCTGTATTTTTATATTTCCGCATATCTTGTTGACAAAGTGTGCCTGTAAGTTTTATCTAGGCAAGATGAAGATGGCATATTTAACTGCAGGGGCAGTAAGTATATTTAGCGCATTATCTGTTATCCTCATTCAACTGGTAAGACAAAAGGAAAGTGGTGGAGTTTTCTAATCCATCAGGCTTTGCCATGGAACATTTACTTGATTTGCACAGCCTTGTATGCAGGGCTCACGGCGGTGATCATGGATGGTGATGTGAGGTTGAGTCATGAGGCATCTGGATGGGCTCAAAGAGAGCTTGTTGAGCAATGATCTGTGCTGGAAATGGAGGTTAGGGTTCTCAACAATTTTGCGCTTTCTTATGATAATTGGCTTTGTTCCAAGGTTGGTTGTTAATGATAATGACAATGACAATGCATTTGAGTTTCTATGTTTCAAGTTGTATCTGTGGGGAGCTGTGTTGGTTGTACCCTCCTCCCTTCTCATTTCTTTAAACTGTTGAAGTTAATTGGTACTGCTTTTAATTTATCATACATTTTGCTCATTGACATAGAAAAGTGAAGTTTCCTCTTGATGGGAAAGTGCAATCTCAAAGTTTTTGGAATTGGAGTGTTTGTTGCATAAAGCCGTTATTATTTAGTCAAAAGATGATTTTGCTTCCTATTAAGCGGTGGAAAACATTTCACCTTTCTAAGGAATAGGGAGGTAGTTGTAAGTAACATTACTTCAAAAGATGATATTGCTTCCTATAAAGTGTTGGAAAACATTTCGCCTCTCTAAGGAATAGGGAAGTAGTTGTAAGTGTTTGGGCAAGCtaagccataacagaaaatctGAATCTGTTTGATTTCTTGCTTCTGTACTTCAATTATATATCTAAATGTGTGTATAAATGTACTAgggtgatttttttttcttttcttttttttaatgagTTTGTTTGAGGGGTTGATTAAGTCAGAAATCTATAGTCTTGCCGGGTAGCCCTTAACCCCATCTCTCTTCAAATTTCTTGATCCTGGATACATATTGCTGCTTGTTCTAATGTATCATACTTGTGCTCATCTATGCTGAAAATGATTTAATTTTCCACCTCAAATTGGGGACGATCAATCTGTATAGGTTTGTTGGGTTTAGATTGGGAGTGTGTAGCTTTATGCCATTATTGGTTACTTATATAGGCACAGAAAGATGATAAGGTTCCCTCGAGGCCCTGGTTGGCGAGCGAGATTGGATTAGATTAGTATTATTAAAGACTGAACCTAAATCTAATCGTGATTTTATTCAAGGttggaagaaggaaaaaaaataaataaataattggcTAATAAATCATGACTTGTTTCAGTATTTCAAGTTTTAACTCTTTAGACTTCTCTTTACCTAGCTTTCTCTGTCCTGTGCGAAGACTTTTTTCTTTGAAATGGTTTGAGCAAGTATATTTGTAAATACCTGGTAATGGGTGTTAAGTTGTTAATAGTTGACAAATATTTTCCGAAAACTGACCAGAAATCAAAAAAATTTTGTGCTAAATGTGAGAGTGGTGACTTGCTTGATATTTGTGAATGTTTATCTAGTTGGACTCAATCTCGATTCAGCAATACTCATACTGGCAACCAATAATTTTGTTATGACAGGGAAGGCCCTCAAATATCAGTCATTGGAGATTGGTCAAAGCTCCCCAGTAAACTGGTAAGTGATGCAgaggaagagaggaaaaaaaaaaacacactttAGACTTCAACTTATTGTGGCAGTGAGCTACAATGGGAAATACGATGTAGTGCAAGCATGCAAGAGCATTTCTCAGAAAGTAATAGACGCTTTCAGTGATCAACTTGAATATATCAGTGAAAGCGTCATCAAGGTGGAAAGGCGGCGCCGCTATGATGCACTGATACGGGTACGGGGTACGGGATGCGATACGATACGATACGTGGATAcgttttttctaaaaaaaacagGATACGATACATTTCGGATATGTTTtctaaaataatatatatatatatatatatatatatatatatatatatatatatatatatatatatatatatatacagatcctatccagagcgagacctcgctctgaaattaaagtgcgaggttggagtttagggtcacttttcggtcgcatatccacatctcgaccgttctgtttttaggtactcatatatagatcatctctgcaaaatttcagctaaattgattgtcgttaaggcattgatatatatatatatggtgttAATAAATGTATCTGATGAATATTGCATATGTGGTGTTAATAATATGTAACTATTAACCTGAAGTCACTGGGCAGTGAAGTCATTGGTCGAGCCAAGTCCCTAGTTAATgaggtcactggccaagtcattgttaatctcaagtcactggccatgtcaatGGCTATGTCATTGGTCAAGTTACTGACAAAGTCACTTACCAAGTCATTGTTATAcacgtcactgaccatgtcactatcaATTCCTGACTATGTCACTGTCAAGTCATAGGCTATGTAACTGGCCAAACGACTGTTAACCTCAAATCACCGACAAAATCACTAACCATGTCGCTGTCAATGGCTATGTCATTGGTCAAGTTACTGACAAAGTCACTTACCAAGTCATTGTTATAcacgtcactgaccatgtcactatcaATTCCTGACTATGTCACTGTCAAGTCATAGGCTATGTAACTGGCCAAACGACTGTTAACCTCAAATCACCGACAAAATCACTAACCATGTCGCTGTCAATTCCTGGCCATGTCACTGGCTATGTAATTGGTCAAGctactgttaacctcaagtcacggGCATGTCGCTGTCAATTCTTGGCCAAGTTACTTACCATGTCAATTCCTGGCCAAGTTACTACATCCACTTGGCCTTCTGGAAAAGGTCAAGTGGAAAAGGCCAAGTTACTACATCCACAATTGCACACGTTGCCAATTAACACACCTTCATTAATTGATACTGGTAGGAATTAAAACAACCTAataatcctttcaaaaaaaaaaaaaaacaacctaataaTTTTGTTTTAACATAAAGCTCAACAAAAGTCAGAATTTTCACCCTTCCACACTCATGGTTACAAACTTACACAAAGCAATTTTTACTTTGGTCAACAACCAAAAATTTACAAATGCAAGAAGGTAAAAACTAAGAAGTAATATATTATACCATGACTACATAACCACACAAGCATTTGGATTTTCGTCACTAAACGCCGTCGTATACTTCACCTCGGTGGAGTTGGCACGTGCGAGAGCAGAAGCCTGAGGGTCAGGGTCATTCAGCACGTTCCTCACGTACCCAGGTGGTGCCTTCCTATCATAAGCCCCGGGAGCCCATGGATGCTCGACGACGTCGTATGGTACATACGGCCACAGATCCGCCTTCTTCCCCGTTCGATGCCTGACACGATGCAACACCTTGTTGGGGTCCACATAGCCAATAACAGTGAGCTTGCTTTGCTTGGGATCCACTTCAACACTTGTGACTCCTTTCATGCCTtccactgatttcttcactcTTCTCTCGCAACCTTCGCAGTCCATCTTCACTTTTATCTCCACAGTCTGATAACTAAAAGAAAATCATCACAATATCACTTGCAGTTGTTTAATCAATCAACAGTTAACAATCGTTCACGATATCACTTGCTGATTGCTACCAATGCTAAGCTGAAATGAACACTCTGAAGTGTCATATTACATACCTGTAGCTGCTTGTTCTTCTTGAGCTTTTTATGACTCCGAGCCCTAGCACGGAGCTCGGAGACTTTACTGAGAAAACCCATTGGCAAGCTTGAGATACTCCCAAAAAAAGCAAGATTTGGCTGCAAGATATAGACCATCAGTATATGCATGGGCGGCCAAACTCCGAGTACGTGTAGCTATAGATGGCTGACACGTGTTAGTTTCCAATGTGGAAGAGTGTAGAAAGCACACGTTCTTTCTGGGGCTTCTAGCTTTATCACATTTGCTTCATTTTGATGTGGACACTCTATCCGTTAAGATCCAATACTGTTTGTTAGGTTAAAAAGGACCGCAAAATTTTACTATGTTTCGGAATATGGTAAAAGATTTTAAATGAACATAACTGCAATGGGAGCCAACATTTCACCATGTATAAATAAGAATCTCTCATTGCTAAGTTTATCTACAATTTCACTGTTGGATTGGATACCAGAAGCTTATCACAGCTGAAATGTCAGTGTTTCCCATCTCCTTTCATAAAGAATATGAATCAAAGACAGTTGTACAAAAAGAGTTGCCTTGTATCTAATCTTGCAACGCAAGAAAACTATGTTAATGTTGACAATCTTCTTCGCTTGCGGGTCTTCTGCCTTGATGCACTCCTTTTACTAGAAGGAAGAGTCGTAAGAGCAGTTGATGGCTTTAATCAGGACACATATAGGCACTGAGCCATTCTCTGTCAGACCATGGCTTTGTTCTAGAGAATAGAGTGGCTGACGCAGCGCGAGTTTTCAGCAAAATGGTGGAGGGACGCCATTGTCAGCCGGATGTGTTTACTTTCAACACACTAATAAAGGGCTTTTGCATGATTGGAAACAACAGGGCAGCTATTCAATTACTTGGGAACATGGAAGAAAGAGGATGCGAGCCTGACATATTTACCTATAACACCGTCATTGACAGTTTTTGTAAGGATACACTAGTTGATCAAGCATTGAACCTCTTCACAGAAATGATTACCAGAGGCATTGCTCCAGATGTTTTTACTTACACCTCTTTGATTAAAGGTGTTTGCAATATAGGTTGGTGGAAATAGAAGCTACGAGGTTGTTGAATGAAATGGTGAGTCAAGGAATATTTCCAAATGTACACACCTTCAGTGTCTTGGTTGATGCACTTTCACTACACCAAATATAGGCTTTAGAGACGAATGCCAGAGACGAATTAATAAAATTGTCTCTACTGTTTTTATTAGTAACATTGAAGCATAGATAACCTTCTGTCATAACTGAACCTGGAggtaattttatatatataattattaatACTTTACCTTTGCTTATCTCATAATTGCTTAATTTGCACTATTAGGATCAAGTGGAAGGACATTGTAGGGATTAAAGAACCAATGGTTCTGTCTTTTCTACAACTTTACCATGAGCTTCCAAAATTTATAAGCATCAAATGTAATGTTCATTGCCAAACAGGAAATAGATATGATAGAGTAGCAATAAAATCTTAACAATAGCTAAAACATTAATATAAACTTTGACCTGACGATCAACTTTTATAGATTGTATCACATTAACTGCCTTTAGAACTTTATAGAGAACATTGACTTCTGTATTTTAAAGCTAGTCTTTCTTGCACTTTTTTACGTTTAGAACCCCATTTTCTAGTGTGTTACTGTGGTCAAAATTGATGTGGTGTCCTTGGAATGAGCATTTTTTGTTATGATATGtttgaatattttctgaaatatattatttacatGCTATTATATTGCTTTATTGTTTTAAATGATGGCATCAGACTTGATTAGATATTATTTCCCTTCTGCTTTGCGTGTTTAGCTCAAGAAGCATGGTCATGAGCCCGATCCTATTCAGTTTTTTTTATGATAAGCATACACGGAATGACAAAGAAAAAACCTGGATTGATGAAGTTGCTGAGCGGACACATGTGAGCTTTGTTTATATATTTCATAATCTGCTGCACACTAAATATAACCAGCCCATAATAAGTTAAGTATTTTCTCTCATAGGCTGGTATGCAAGAGAAGTTGGCAGAAATTGTAGCAGTTGAAGGTAATGAGACTACAGAGATGCGAGAAAGAGCATATGTTGCAGTGATGGGACCTGAGAAACGTCACAGAGTTTGCGGTTATGGACTAGGTGTAATACCTGATATGGTGCCTTATCTTTAAATTGATGGTAGCtcatcatcacacagatcacaTGGAGGACATTATGCTCACTTGCAGTCACAATTAATTTATGGAGTTAGAGTCCAAGTACCAACAACAACAAGAGCAAGCACAGGTGCAGCAAGTTCAAACTCAGGAACGACTCTTGCAAACCCAACAAGAATTGGCAATGTTAAAGCAAATGATGCAATCCCAGCAATCTAATCCACCTTCACAACAATCTTCTCAGCCTTTACAGCAACCATCCTTCCAGATGCCTTCTTATCCTCGTCAAATGTACTGGCCTCAACCGCAGATCTATCCTCAAATGCCTTATCAGCCTCAACATGCTTATCCTACCACTGGACTAACTGGATTGCTTATGGGAGATACAAGTGTCCAAGAAACTGATTTGTTGAACCAGCTTAGAGCTTCATCAAATCAAAGCTCTCGTGGATCTGAGCAATAGACTTTTATTATTTCCCTTATTGATCATTAGATGCTAATAGATAGGCATTTGACTAGATGAATTTGTGACTTTTTtagtaacaagtattttgtagacTTGATTTTAAGTTGCATCAGTAAAGATTTGTTGAACATGAAAtaaatttatattatattttgttgtccagaaaaaatttatatatataatttatatacGTCGTTAGTTATAGATGGATTCACTGTTTCTTTCCAATGCCAATCGAACTGGTGTACTGGTGGTTAATAATAGATGGAttctattattaataatatcaaatattctaataaaaaatatattaaataaaatatttCTTCTGTCTCTAAAAGTAATAGAGACACCTTAAATTGTCATTGACAGTTATTGTCCATGTGGCAGTGAATAAGTAATAGAGACGGAACTTTTTATCTAAGTGTCTCTAATAGGTTTTAGAGACGCAACCTATAGGGACGAAAGTCTAATTTGTCACTCCTTCTATTAGAGACAAATTTAAGTGTATTTTAGTCACTAATATATTTCTAGAGACGTTTTGTGGCTGTCTCTAAAGCCTATATTTGGTGTAGTGTTTGTAAGGAGGGGATGGTCATGGAAGCCAAAAGTGTGGTTGAGATGATGATTCAAAGACAGATTCAACCTAATTTGGTTACATACAATTCGCTTATGGACGGTTATTGTTTGAGAGGAGAGATGGACGAGGCCAAAAATGTCTTTGATCTAATGATTAGCAAGGGCTCCATGGTTAATGTTCAGAGTTGCAACATATTGATAAACGGGTATTGTAAGCACAAAAAGATCGATGAGGCCAAGAATATTTTTCAGGAAATGCATCTTATGGAGCTTGTTCCTAATACCATTACTTATAACACTCTTATCGATGGTTTTGGCAAAGCGGGGAGAATAAAAGAAGCAGAAAAGCTGTTCTCTCAGATGCAAGGTTGTGGTCAACTTCCTGATGTTCAAACTTACACTGTTATACTTGATGCCCTATGTAGCAACCAAAAACTTTCCAAGGCAATAGAATTGCTTAGAGAGATGAAGGACAAGAAgttggaattaaatattgtaaTTTA harbors:
- the LOC133733772 gene encoding heavy metal-associated isoprenylated plant protein 27-like isoform X2, with translation MDCEGCERRVKKSVEGMKGVTSVEVDPKQSKLTVIGYVDPNKVLHRVRHRTGKKADLWPYVPYDVVEHPWAPGAYDRKAPPGYVRNVLNDPDPQASALARANSTEVKYTTAFSDENPNACVVM
- the LOC133733772 gene encoding heavy metal-associated isoprenylated plant protein 27-like isoform X1, with the translated sequence MHILMVYILQPNLAFFGSISSLPMGFLSKVSELRARARSHKKLKKNKQLQTVEIKVKMDCEGCERRVKKSVEGMKGVTSVEVDPKQSKLTVIGYVDPNKVLHRVRHRTGKKADLWPYVPYDVVEHPWAPGAYDRKAPPGYVRNVLNDPDPQASALARANSTEVKYTTAFSDENPNACVVM
- the LOC133733771 gene encoding pentatricopeptide repeat-containing protein At1g62680, mitochondrial-like, which codes for MVMEAKSVVEMMIQRQIQPNLVTYNSLMDGYCLRGEMDEAKNVFDLMISKGSMVNVQSCNILINGYCKHKKIDEAKNIFQEMHLMELVPNTITYNTLIDGFGKAGRIKEAEKLFSQMQGCGQLPDVQTYTVILDALCSNQKLSKAIELLREMKDKKLELNIVIYNIIIEGLCKAGEVQSAKDVFCGLSSQGVQPDVRTYTIMISGLCK